A segment of the Arachis hypogaea cultivar Tifrunner chromosome 5, arahy.Tifrunner.gnm2.J5K5, whole genome shotgun sequence genome:
CATACATTAAATTTATTCCAATATTCTCAATATATGATTTCTTAGTAACTATTAACATGATTCCTTAACTTCTAAGTCACATATTAGAGTAATTATCCATTCTGAATGacataattatttatgtttacgtatttatcaataaaaatagaGAGTAAAACAATGATTAATACATTCAGTTGTGCACAATTATAACTAGAATAATTATGTAACATCAAAATAGGTTGATGGATGATGAGAACCCATAAATTGGATAGCAGATCAAAATAATGACACTATGAAAGTGACTAAAAAATCTAGTTTCATAGGGTTGGACATGAGTATATGACTGGtggttttattattgttgttctttCAATTATTGGAAGGGCCCTATCTCATTCCATAGTCATAAGCATAATTAAACAGGATTACCAATTTCAACGATGCCCTCCAATTAACGTTGTCGTCTGTATTAATTAATCcacaaatttattaattaaatatgaataataataataataaatttgaagttaactaaaataataataagtatGTTACATTAAAATCAAAATGACATGGGTTTAATTTTTAgagttaagaattttttttttataaattaaatgatcaaagatattttaaaaaaaattgtataccaACTTTTTACTTTCTCTCTCATATTCCCATTATATATAGTAAATTATTTAGGTTATGTTTAGTAAAAgtttaacaacaacaataataatagaaaattaaagaaaaagtagaTAAATTGTGCCATTATTTTTATAGATGAATAAATATCtcttttctctaaataaatttatatttctatttttgcCTCTCTAATCATAAGGTATGTTAGTGTCGTTAATTTTAAGAAAAGGAATACCAACTAAGTTGTTATTGAATTGCAGCATTGAAATCAGGGGCGGAgctagataaaatattagagggggccaaaaatatttatacaataaactaagactaaaataaaattttaagaggggctaaactgaaatttacatataatttacaagtaaaaaattaaaattaggggagGTCATCGCCCCCCTTTGCCACCACCTAGCTCCGCCCCAGATTGAAATAGCAAATTTTACACTATATGGACTGCAGAGAGATTAAAACAAAAATGATGTAATAACAAAGTGAAAATATGTTTAACAAAATTTGCAACAACTCTTTACATTTACATAAAAGCATCAATAAACTTTATGCAGATATATAACCCTCATTAAACTTAAGTTCTAAACTACACATGCTTAGAATGTTCATGATATTAAATATAGTTTCAGGGAGAAATTATATTAAGAAAAGATACTCGAGTATTAATAAGGTGCTTAAACAAGCCCTCTAATCCATTCTCAAGCCCTTCAATGACTAAAATCAGAGCTTCTATCTCTCTTTGTGCAGATTGAATAATCTTCTGAGTCTCAAAATCCTtgctttgattattattattatccataaCCATTCTGCAGAGTGCTAAATCCACCTTTTCTATTTCATTCACATTGTCCTGTTGAATATTGTTGCATACAAGCACTCCTTTCTTCATTAATCTTGACACAAAATCCCACTTTCTAGCCTTAAACTTGAAGATTGGTGAAGAAAGAAACACAAGAAGTGACTGAAAGATTGAACTTGTGATCAAACTAGACTCTCTCAGAACCCTTACAACTGCAGATAGGTGCTGATTAAGATCCAAGGGTGGAGAATATGATCCAAAAGAGTGATGATCCACATAATGCTTCAATAAAAGAAGAGATTTTGTGCATTCCTTCCTCATGTTTCTTCTCAAAGTCCAATATGAATTGAGATGGTTTTCAATACCAAAATCACCAACCATTTTTCTCCTTCTGAGTGCTGATTGAACTTCACCAACATTCCCTTTGAGCAACATGATGGAATCTCTTGTCTCCCCCAAGATCTCCAAGAATCTTAGAGGGAAATCAAGAAGCTCATCAACCCATTTCTCATTGTGGTGTTGGGAAAGTGCTTGTTGAGTGAGTGGAAGATTCAGAAGATCTTCAACCACACACTTGTACAACTCTTTAAGGTCATGAAGGCCACAGCAAATTGTTTCCACCacctttgatgatgatgatgatggctccCATGATTTGAGCTTGTTCAGCTCCTCTTCAACCCTTGCTGTGCTTGGATGTGATCTTGTTGGCAAGCTTATAGATCGAATATTGTTAGTATTACTGCTATAATGCTTTTGTGAAATGCCAGCCATAGCTCCCCTTTTCATCATACTACTACTgctcattcttcatcttttttatatacttttttttacgAAATatgtttgtgtatatatatataacatgtgAAGAAAATGTGGGGTATAtcctattactttaattttaatgtactgatagtataaaatattttacacaattatACAATTATATCTGttcttttgaataattatttatgaCGGTTAATAAAAATAGTACTTAATTTTAGTGCATAATTAAATAcacttataaaattattttacattgtgGGTGTGCATCAAAACTAAATTCATATCCTATATGGTCGTCTTCAAGCAGCTACACAATTAACCACTCATATAGTTTTAAAATGGAGGCCCTCATCTCTCAATGCTGTAATTAAGGTGCACCTCACAATTCTGCCTTGAGTTTTCCATTCCAAAGATATTCCATAAAGTataaagaattatttttagttagaaaatattaattaattttagtgtttagatttaaaatttaaatttaaaattttagaaaaataaaataattttaaaattattgattgatattaataaaatttacttaatattttataaaataaaaatattatttatatattaaaaaattattaaattaattattatatatttttgtataaatatatattatctaatttattttaaatatatattttatattaataattaattttaatgtatatttagcATGACTATTTTCAGAATATTCTGGCAACCATTTCCTGTCACTGTCACTGTCTCCAAAGTCTTCAATGAACCTAATCTGGATGTCTTGCAGATTTTTATGGAATTTGCATTCACCTGTTTAGACTTTAGAGAAACCAATTTCCGGAGAAATGGACAAATCCTTTTGGTCTTTATTAGTGCTATCTCAACTTCatgctaaaatttaaatttgatttatgaTTTATCCAATTCAAGAAACAGTAAGtatttgtttcatttttttaaaataaataatttccaaGGTTCAATTTAAAACCATTaaggaaaaaaattataagaactatttctcaaatcaaatgataatttaattgacatgatattttaattattttttaaattatataaatttagttaattttttttatattgtataacactatcattatttattattttttatttaaaaaaatttaaattttaactcgTACTATTTTAAAAGGCTACATTTTATATTGACTATTTcaatattaaaaattctaataacgattttttagatattaatgaGTCAAAgaatgatttttaatgaattttttagaaattatttattatttcgttttaaattcataagtttgtaaaaatataaattttttaacatttgaactaaaacataaaatataattttttatttttttattttttaatattttatttaaattcaaataatggctattttttattgatatttatattttaaaattaatgtcaataatttatattagtagtaaatcgaataaggtaatttgatttatattaaaaagtgtaaatcgaatttatttaattcgatttatatagagaataaaacaaaatatgcatgtaaccaaatttaatttaggatatctgtataatttttttcttatttaatttatctatATAAATTATCCTAAATCACATGTATAACTTGTATTATGTACAAATATTTATATACTTTGTGCAAATATTTATGTGTTATGTATAAaatcttttatattatattaataaagttgtcaaatatataaatatttatgctATATTAAAAAGGACAATgagatatacatacatatatattttgaGTAATTACCTAAATTagtcttcaaaaattttaaaaatagatattttagttctcaagaaaaattaatacacaaatcaatCATTATATGTCgatcttattattattaacttagcTTTGTGAATGTATATGGACGACGCTACTATATTAATACACTCTTTTTGTTAGAAACAACTAAGGTGAATAATGatgttttgaaattcaaattaaaacattttcttttaatacaaatataatttaaaaatacgatatcttttgattatattaaatacaaaaatatcaaataattttaatcttgaatttcttgtagaataatctctattattattattattattattattattattattattattgagtgaatatatatatatatatatatactttttatattataaatacatacataagaatctaataaataaatttattattatttttgtctaaaaaatataaaaaattatagtacagtattattgtgcaattaataataataattttattttttggacaaCGAACTGTTATTTCTGATgaaaaaaatattgggaattgattcgtatattaatttttttttagaattaaaatgtctatttttaaaatcttttgggactaatttagataattattttgccaaaaaataaattgaagatTAATTTGTCTGtcgaaataaaatcttaaaattaatctatgtattaattttttctttagactaaaatatcaattttgaaaatttttaagaactaatttgagtgcttatatttttttttacactaGACTTATACCAATCTATTTATACTTAATTACAAAAACGCTTTTAGCATGTAGCATCACCGTTTCCATAGATATCTATGCAGGAATTGTCATTTTCTTATTAACATTTTATTCCTAAGGCATTTGACATCTTTTAAAGATCTTATTATAttgaattataattattatttctttGATCATTGTTAAGAGAATCTTCATTATAGCCAATTCTGGTAAATGCATCAATGATTTGAAATTGATGTCAGGAATAATAAATCCACCAACATAAGGTCAATAATAATGGGCCATAACGCACCATGCTTTCTAAAACGTCTCAAAACATTAGGATTATGCAAATTAACATTTTTTCAGAATAGGACTATACAAAATCATACAATtgggcttctttttttttttggacagtgTCTAGACTCACGCAAGACCCAACCCGACCCGACAAGCGCCACTCGAACCACTTCTACACCTGCCCGACCCGGTTCCTACTCACTCTGTTCTTCTTCCTGGCCGCTGCTGCGAATTGCGATGACTGACGACAGCGCTCAACCTCCGGCATTTTCACGATCGATGTGCTCCGCCAGGCCGGTCTTCTTCGCTGGCTGCTTTCTGCCGTCGCCTGACACATCTTGGTTCGGGGCACTCCTTTCTCCACCGCAGTGGATGGCTGTGCTGCTCTCCGCCGACTCCCTTCTGTCAGTGATCGGAGGTAGATCCGACGGTTCGTTGCTGCTGCATAATTGGACtagaaaattttgatttcaaattagCAGGTTAATTACTATGGGAAACTTGAATGGTTTTTTCTTCAAGCCTAAAACTAAAATCTGATAACTGGATATTAATTGTTTTGTTCATTAAGCAGGAGCATATTCATATAGTATCTGCTATTTAGATAAATAAAACAATGATTAAACAAGAAAGACACCAAAATTTAGAGTATAAACTTTTGTATGTATTTGATTTGATTGCATTtgtacacatatatatatatacacatatggtAGATCAAAATTGGTATTCTGAAGATAGTGTGTATTCTATTGGGATAATATGTTCAAAAGGGATGTTCTAGTCTTAATCATGCGCCTAAATAAGTTCTCCAAACCACTCTCAATGCTTTCAATAGAAATCTCCAAAGCCTCTAATTGTTCATTGGAAGCATGAATCTGGGAGCCTTTTGCACCTTCATTTAAGAGGGTGTTCAAAGCTGCATCCGCCAATTGCAATTCATTGCCACTCTCTGAGTTCACTTCTCCCTTTTGCATCAACTTGTTCATCCATTTGATTGCCTTTGACTTTGAAGGACCACCCAAGAATGATAGCAGACATTGGAAGACACACATGCTTATTGCTATCACTTTGCTTAGAATGCTAAGATCTTGATGCTGATTTAAGATTCCATATTTGCTTTGTAGGTGCTTCAAAGATGTGATCAACTTGTTGAcattcttcctcatcttctttgAGGAGGAATTGTATTTGGCTATGCTCTTTTCAATGCATGAgtctccctttcttcttctaagaGATGAATGAAGTGATCGTACATTCTCCTTGATCTGCATGACAGTGTCCCTTGTGATGCCACATACATCCAAGACTTTGATTGAGCCATCCAAGATCTCTTGGAAGCATTTCTCACTTTGATGATCAGAAATGGCCTTCTGGGTTGAACCAACATTGAGAAGACTCTCCAAGGAGAAGTATACGTCTTCCAACATGGACAAGCCTTTGGCAACCGACTCAGATGTGCAGGTTACATCAAAGTTCCTGAGGTTGTTCAACTGCTCTTGCACTCTTGAGGAGCATGGATGAGATCCATTTGGCAAACTGTTTGATCGAACATGCAATTTGCTTGCcattgttctttttctttcttttggagGAAGCTCAATGCTGTTTGTTTTTTGTAGTCTAAGACCTTTGGCACCTCTCCTTATATAGGGTCTATTCAATTATTCATAATTTGTTTCCATAGACCAACTTAAGAGATAATACAGTTCACCAATCTTAATCATGTGTAGAAAGCATGTGAAGCATGCATTAATTTCTTGGAATATGGTAAGCTTGTCCCATCTCTGCCTAACATGTGATACTTTTGCATCAAATTATTCAAAGTGAAATGGTTTTTGAAACTCTGAAGTTTATTATCTGGCATGTCCCCATTACTCATCACCTAATGTGCCTCATATGCTGCCACACTAACCCCTTTGAtttcaaatatataatataattcatGCTGCTTCAGATATTGTCTCAAATCATGAGATGGAGCTATGCAACATGGATTAAATTATACATTTTGACAAGGCTGAGATCCACATTTTGTGATATGGAGAATGCTCTGACAGATAAGTTTGTTGAGATTAAGAGAACATAATGATGGAGCAATTAGTAGCATTAGAGTAATTTTTAAGTGTGTGCACGAATAACATGTAGTGTTCATGTCTCCCCTTGCTATTATCAGAATCTCCTTCATCATGTAGTATTAATCTTGTTTCAACTTTCATATCATAAAGAATGTTGATGCTAATATTTAGCTCAATATTCTTGTAAAATTTCCAAGTACATAAAGGACATTCAGTACTGTTCTTGCTGTTTGTTATATATAGAACGAGGAATATTGACACTAATCTTTAACCTGATATTCTTGTTAAATGTTCAAGTTAAAGGACATGTTGGATTTTTGTTGTTATGGGATCAAAGATAATTGGCAAGATTTCTTTGTGAAAAATCAGCCTCAGCTAATCCATGAACTTTTCtgttaaattaattttgatatatatatttgtattgaaAACTTACACAAAAGATTAATTCTGGATTATCAATAACGATATTTATGAACTATAATATGGTGTTCaataatagtattttttaatacaaatttatgtttgatctctctctctttttgttAGAACTAGTATTACATTATAGTTGTTATAAAAGGATTTGAGACTAGTTCTGATGAAAATAAATTCATATGAATCTAATAATGttacttatatattttttcttgtttttccccaTAGTTTTTGTTAATCTCTGTTTCCAAATAATAGTCGATTTGACCTGAAATTGCAGAAGATTGTGCAACTTACTACCAAGTACCAACCCATGAATGTTGTCACTGTTGAATAAATGAAATTGTTTTATAGCACTTTATACCAAAAAGAAGTCTTAAAATTGCAATATATAAGAAATTACAATGACTAaaaattgttgctgagtttgatGAGGTTGCTTGGGGCATGGAGACTGGTCAATGGATATTGCATTGTTTGTGAGAGAGGTTGAATCCAAAGTCCAACCTATTgctttatgtaatccttagtagTGAGAAGCTTTATATTTAAAATCCTAAAAGATCAGAGAAAGTAACTACTCTACTGTGCTTATTAGACATTATGCTTCAACCAACTTTATATTAAGTTTTAGAGCATGGGCTAAACAGCAGAGGAGATGGCAAAATATAGATAGAGTATAAACATTTCTTTGTATTTGATTGTGTTATATATTGAATTGAATCATATACATATACAAACTAAGTAggtcaaaaattttaatcctctaAGGTCTACAAAATTTGGAACCTATCTCAGGATTTATAAAGAATAACAACAGACTCTATTGAGCCATGATGTTCAAAAGAGAGACTCTTGTTTTGATCAAATGCCTAAATAGGTTCTCCAAATCATTCTCAAGGCTTGTGATGACATTCTCCAAAGCCTCCAATCTTTCATGTGCTATCTTCATGTTGGAACCTTCATTTAGCATGGTTCTTAAAGCAGCATCAACACACTGCAACTCATTGGAATTTTGTGAGTTCACTTCTTCCTTATGCATCAATTTGTTCATCCATTTAGCTGCCTTTGACTTTGAAAGAGGACCAGCCAAGAATGAAAGTAGGGATTGGAAGACAGACATGTTCATTTCAATGACTTCTCTTAAAACACTAATCACATTAGCAGCATCTTGACCTTCATTCAACAATGGGGATGCTCCAAATTGGCTCTGC
Coding sequences within it:
- the LOC112800280 gene encoding uncharacterized protein, whose protein sequence is MSSSSMMKRGAMAGISQKHYSSNTNNIRSISLPTRSHPSTARVEEELNKLKSWEPSSSSSKVVETICCGLHDLKELYKCVVEDLLNLPLTQQALSQHHNEKWVDELLDFPLRFLEILGETRDSIMLLKGNVGEVQSALRRRKMVGDFGIENHLNSYWTLRRNMRKECTKSLLLLKHYVDHHSFGSYSPPLDLNQHLSAVVRVLRESSLITSSIFQSLLVFLSSPIFKFKARKWDFVSRLMKKGVLVCNNIQQDNVNEIEKVDLALCRMVMDNNNNQSKDFETQKIIQSAQREIEALILVIEGLENGLEGLFKHLINTRVSFLNIISP
- the LOC112800282 gene encoding uncharacterized protein, producing MASKLHVRSNSLPNGSHPCSSRVQEQLNNLRNFDVTCTSESVAKGLSMLEDVYFSLESLLNVGSTQKAISDHQSEKCFQEILDGSIKVLDVCGITRDTVMQIKENVRSLHSSLRRRKGDSCIEKSIAKYNSSSKKMRKNVNKLITSLKHLQSKYGILNQHQDLSILSKVIAISMCVFQCLLSFLGGPSKSKAIKWMNKLMQKGEVNSESGNELQLADAALNTLLNEGAKGSQIHASNEQLEALEISIESIESGLENLFRRMIKTRTSLLNILSQ